In Leptospira stimsonii, a single window of DNA contains:
- a CDS encoding GMC family oxidoreductase N-terminal domain-containing protein — translation MSGIPAANDKIITPKKHKEIIEKENIKDGIWELKAEAVVIGSGAGGAVAAATLAKKGWKVVLIEEGSYFTPAQFTSEEFLSSARLYRDAGFIVTEEQTLSILQGRTVGGSTTVNWQTSLYPPDYVTAEWDRRFGLKGYSRQNMDPYVSSVHERLGVHPVPENLINPNNNTLMKGGKALGLHPEVLNNNNRGCIGLGRCGLGCPINAKQSMFLTYIPDAIEAGATVIANMKAKVIHDGPMKVVVAEFTPDAYEKAPDQVIQKIKISAPVVIVSAGAIEGPALLQRSGLGNDWVGRNLKVHPTCSIFAIFDEKINMFSGPPQSAVIKDGHNQENTGYGFWLEVAPFRPTLTASLIPFYGPKQFEMISKYPNMSAGIVLVRDGADGEANASVKWTLGSRKVYFELTPGDGKNMLRGLKMLAEVQAAAGAKELIFPFPDMQEPVKVDKNTNFDWVLEKKFNPGNLLVGSAHPHGSIQAADSPEKGAVDPSLELYGHKNIFVIDASVYPTGLSVNPQITTMSFALRASEALASKKQEKLGNLL, via the coding sequence ATGAGCGGAATTCCAGCGGCAAACGACAAGATCATAACTCCGAAGAAACACAAAGAAATCATTGAAAAGGAAAATATCAAAGACGGAATTTGGGAATTAAAAGCCGAAGCCGTTGTTATCGGATCCGGCGCCGGTGGTGCGGTCGCGGCGGCAACACTTGCAAAGAAGGGTTGGAAAGTCGTTTTGATCGAAGAGGGTTCTTATTTTACTCCCGCGCAATTTACGAGTGAAGAGTTCCTTTCATCCGCGAGACTTTATAGAGACGCAGGCTTTATAGTGACGGAAGAACAGACTCTGAGTATTCTTCAAGGAAGAACGGTAGGAGGTTCTACAACCGTCAATTGGCAGACTTCTTTATATCCTCCCGATTACGTAACCGCAGAATGGGACCGAAGATTCGGTTTGAAGGGTTACTCCAGACAAAATATGGATCCGTATGTATCTTCCGTTCATGAACGACTGGGCGTACATCCGGTGCCTGAAAATTTGATCAATCCGAATAACAATACTTTGATGAAGGGCGGTAAAGCGTTGGGCCTTCATCCTGAGGTATTGAACAATAACAACAGAGGTTGTATCGGTTTAGGAAGATGCGGATTGGGATGTCCGATCAATGCGAAACAATCCATGTTTCTGACTTATATTCCGGATGCGATCGAAGCTGGTGCTACAGTTATCGCAAATATGAAAGCAAAAGTCATTCACGACGGACCAATGAAAGTTGTGGTTGCCGAGTTTACACCCGATGCGTATGAAAAAGCACCGGATCAGGTGATTCAAAAAATCAAAATCTCCGCGCCCGTGGTTATCGTTAGCGCCGGCGCGATCGAAGGACCAGCTCTTTTGCAACGATCCGGTTTAGGAAATGATTGGGTAGGAAGAAATTTGAAAGTTCATCCTACTTGTTCTATCTTTGCGATCTTTGACGAGAAAATTAATATGTTTTCAGGTCCGCCTCAATCCGCCGTGATCAAAGACGGTCATAATCAAGAGAACACGGGATACGGCTTTTGGTTAGAAGTGGCTCCTTTTCGTCCTACATTGACTGCTTCTTTGATTCCATTCTACGGCCCGAAACAATTCGAAATGATTTCCAAATATCCGAACATGAGCGCAGGAATCGTACTTGTTAGAGACGGTGCCGACGGGGAAGCGAATGCTTCCGTAAAATGGACGTTAGGTTCTAGAAAAGTTTATTTCGAACTTACGCCTGGAGACGGGAAGAATATGCTCCGCGGATTGAAAATGCTTGCTGAAGTACAAGCCGCGGCGGGCGCCAAAGAATTGATTTTCCCATTCCCGGATATGCAAGAACCAGTTAAGGTAGATAAGAATACAAACTTTGACTGGGTTTTGGAAAAGAAATTCAACCCAGGAAATTTGCTTGTCGGCTCGGCGCACCCTCATGGATCGATTCAGGCGGCGGATTCTCCGGAAAAAGGGGCCGTAGATCCGAGCCTGGAATTGTATGGTCACAAAAATATTTTTGTGATCGATGCTTCCGTCTACCCAACCGGACTTTCCGTAAATCCGCAGATTACGACGATGAGTTTTGCTTTGCGGGCATCTGAGGCGCTTGCGTCCAAAAAGCAGGAAAAATTAGGAAATTTATTATAA
- a CDS encoding ribonuclease R family protein: MTKKKKQTNHKRTTPQPKKKTFSKSERPKKERSSGRSDGYRENEVGKKILKYLQSRAGSVILYKDLTAKILRDDNQNSYGKKREKWQIQEREREILEALQLLETEGLIELEKKNIIVNSNQKLQGTISISKRGDGFVKLASGMEIFVPGQYTQSAIQGDLVEVEPYGIGKKGRLEGEVSEILRRGRDLYRMIITEKDPKFIFGKLLDIDGEEKEGYLLRKTILTDLQDEIKSGDVLIVKLKEETEHERNLYEVQFLRFESDTKEDLDLMRMLMKYNYSILYPENITLELPEEVDESNVDDWKSRVDLRELKCITIDGEYSKDFDDAISFIEEKNKIRFYVHIADVSHYVRLGTELDEEAYNRATSVYLGSRVVPMLPPELSENLCSLVAGKNRLAFTVEMEADWKGKITNAKFYKSVIKVAERYTYNRAESEILSGDTKNWIYRMNEFAKVLRAQRVANGRVDLNLKENKVVTDSEHNVIEIAVQDRLQAHILIEEFMLSANIKVAEFIRKKKQPTLYRVHEPMDDEKIESLNAFLKLNGVKTLLKDSSYKSISAVLKDLEGKSAERLFNMFLLRTFMQAYYSGEHLGHWGLGFEDYCHFTSPIRRYPDLICHRVLQNILIGKKPLYTPDDMITAGLHCSHQERKATDSERDYYKLKACRYLEKTGIKEFSATITGCKPFVVFVDLENPMVDACLLSSEFTDEGEIRMDTDFSFYSKKFTKIYTLGDKVEVELDRIDYEEIKIFVKMKKFQKKL; encoded by the coding sequence ATGACTAAAAAGAAAAAGCAAACAAATCATAAGAGGACAACTCCTCAACCGAAAAAGAAAACCTTCTCAAAATCCGAAAGACCGAAAAAAGAAAGATCTTCCGGCAGATCGGACGGTTATAGAGAAAACGAAGTCGGTAAGAAAATTCTTAAGTACCTTCAATCCAGAGCGGGCTCTGTGATTTTATATAAGGATTTAACGGCTAAAATTCTCAGAGACGACAATCAAAATTCTTATGGAAAAAAAAGAGAAAAGTGGCAAATCCAAGAAAGGGAAAGAGAGATCCTGGAAGCCCTCCAGCTTTTGGAAACGGAAGGATTGATTGAATTAGAAAAAAAGAATATCATCGTCAACTCTAATCAAAAACTGCAAGGAACCATTTCGATCAGTAAACGCGGAGACGGTTTTGTAAAATTGGCTTCGGGAATGGAGATTTTTGTTCCCGGTCAATACACACAATCTGCGATTCAAGGCGACCTTGTAGAAGTCGAGCCTTATGGAATCGGTAAGAAAGGCCGACTCGAAGGCGAAGTCTCGGAGATACTAAGAAGAGGTCGCGATCTCTATCGAATGATCATCACCGAGAAAGATCCCAAGTTTATCTTTGGAAAACTACTGGATATCGACGGCGAAGAAAAAGAAGGGTATCTTCTCCGAAAGACGATTCTTACCGACCTTCAGGATGAAATTAAATCGGGCGACGTTCTGATCGTTAAGTTAAAAGAAGAAACAGAACACGAACGGAATCTCTACGAAGTCCAGTTTCTACGATTTGAATCGGACACAAAGGAAGATTTGGATTTGATGAGAATGCTTATGAAATACAATTACAGCATTCTTTATCCTGAAAATATCACTCTCGAACTTCCAGAAGAGGTGGATGAAAGCAATGTGGACGATTGGAAATCCAGGGTCGATCTTCGAGAATTAAAATGTATTACCATCGACGGTGAATATTCCAAAGACTTTGACGACGCGATCAGCTTTATCGAAGAAAAGAATAAGATTCGTTTTTACGTTCATATAGCGGACGTTTCACATTATGTAAGATTGGGGACGGAGCTGGACGAGGAAGCTTACAATCGTGCGACTTCGGTTTATCTAGGAAGTAGAGTTGTCCCAATGTTGCCTCCGGAACTCTCCGAAAATCTTTGTTCCTTGGTAGCGGGCAAGAATCGATTGGCCTTTACCGTTGAAATGGAAGCGGATTGGAAGGGTAAGATCACGAACGCAAAATTTTACAAAAGCGTAATCAAGGTCGCGGAACGTTATACGTACAATCGGGCCGAATCCGAAATCCTTTCCGGCGATACAAAAAATTGGATCTACCGCATGAACGAATTTGCAAAAGTTCTTCGAGCACAGAGAGTCGCAAACGGTAGAGTCGACCTAAATCTAAAAGAGAATAAAGTTGTAACGGATTCCGAACACAACGTAATCGAAATTGCGGTGCAAGATCGACTTCAAGCACACATTCTTATAGAAGAGTTTATGCTTTCCGCAAATATCAAAGTCGCGGAATTCATTCGAAAAAAGAAACAACCGACTTTATACCGCGTTCACGAACCGATGGACGACGAAAAAATCGAATCTCTCAACGCATTCTTAAAATTGAATGGAGTTAAAACCCTGCTGAAAGATTCGAGCTATAAATCCATCAGTGCCGTTCTAAAAGATTTGGAAGGTAAGTCCGCGGAAAGATTGTTTAACATGTTCTTACTTAGAACGTTCATGCAGGCTTATTACTCCGGAGAGCATTTAGGGCATTGGGGTTTGGGTTTTGAAGACTATTGTCATTTCACTTCTCCGATACGAAGATATCCGGACCTTATCTGTCACCGTGTTTTGCAGAACATTTTAATCGGGAAAAAACCGCTGTATACTCCGGATGATATGATCACCGCGGGACTTCACTGTTCTCACCAAGAACGAAAGGCCACGGATTCGGAAAGAGACTATTACAAACTTAAGGCTTGTCGTTATCTGGAAAAAACCGGAATCAAAGAATTCTCCGCCACAATTACAGGTTGTAAACCGTTCGTCGTTTTTGTGGATTTGGAAAATCCAATGGTCGACGCTTGTTTACTTTCTTCGGAATTTACGGACGAGGGTGAGATTCGAATGGATACCGATTTTTCCTTCTATTCTAAGAAGTTTACCAAGATTTATACTCTCGGAGATAAAGTAGAAGTGGAATTGGATCGCATCGACTATGAAGAGATTAAGATCTTCGTGAAAATGAAGAAATTCCAGAAGAAATTATAG
- the tsaB gene encoding tRNA (adenosine(37)-N6)-threonylcarbamoyltransferase complex dimerization subunit type 1 TsaB gives MKRILFFDATNQWVLVESFLLTDQGDLEVVSSYSGIHPRESSKVLVQELQNVLGQSKWNSPDLMVCALGPGSFTGLRIAVATARNLAQLWKIPAIGLDSLRVYTSFYFQEVGDPVLVGIEAKQKKIYFAMEDRRGFFGSIDIKPDDIMERIPEDRVQAFLTSQKYSDNPEFYAGIPILENLPSASAILNQEKDQIVEALRFPDRYPYWKLVPNYVRGTYVDEKSTV, from the coding sequence ATGAAAAGAATCCTATTCTTTGATGCAACGAACCAATGGGTCTTGGTCGAATCTTTCCTTCTTACCGATCAAGGCGACCTAGAGGTTGTCTCTTCCTATTCGGGAATTCATCCGAGGGAATCGTCGAAGGTTCTCGTTCAAGAACTTCAGAATGTTCTCGGACAATCGAAATGGAATTCTCCGGATCTAATGGTCTGTGCACTTGGGCCGGGATCATTTACAGGTCTTCGAATTGCCGTAGCCACCGCACGAAACTTGGCGCAACTTTGGAAAATCCCTGCAATCGGATTGGACAGCTTGAGGGTTTACACTTCATTTTATTTTCAAGAAGTTGGGGATCCGGTTCTTGTAGGGATCGAAGCAAAACAGAAAAAAATTTATTTCGCGATGGAAGATCGAAGAGGTTTTTTCGGTTCCATCGATATTAAACCCGATGATATAATGGAAAGAATTCCGGAAGATCGGGTACAAGCTTTTTTAACCTCTCAAAAATATTCGGACAACCCTGAATTCTATGCGGGAATTCCGATTTTAGAAAATTTACCTTCCGCCTCTGCGATTTTGAATCAAGAAAAAGATCAGATTGTTGAAGCGCTGAGATTTCCCGATCGATATCCTTATTGGAAACTCGTTCCCAACTACGTACGCGGAACCTATGTCGATGAAAAGTCGACGGTATAG
- the tsaE gene encoding tRNA (adenosine(37)-N6)-threonylcarbamoyltransferase complex ATPase subunit type 1 TsaE gives MKLEFQKLKLEELDKPAYLLASLIEISLKQNLFPVLLMTGSMGAGKTTFTSKLVRKISPTANVNSPTYTLINQYPIPDREDSFYHFDLHRLKSPQDLDDLGFEEIWGKSGVSIIEWWKIAEEDLRDLPLKIEIDLQTISENERTITFKSDDMMSYPILYEIWKKMEGNPA, from the coding sequence TTGAAACTCGAATTTCAGAAACTGAAACTGGAAGAATTAGACAAACCGGCTTATCTCCTTGCCTCCCTTATCGAAATCTCTTTGAAACAAAATTTATTTCCGGTTCTCCTAATGACCGGTTCTATGGGAGCCGGAAAGACAACGTTCACTTCAAAATTGGTAAGAAAAATATCTCCGACGGCTAACGTAAATTCGCCGACATACACTTTGATCAATCAATATCCGATTCCGGATCGAGAAGATTCTTTTTACCACTTTGATCTACACAGATTGAAAAGTCCGCAGGATCTGGATGATCTCGGGTTTGAAGAAATTTGGGGAAAAAGCGGTGTTTCCATCATCGAATGGTGGAAAATTGCCGAAGAGGATCTTCGTGATTTACCTCTAAAGATTGAAATCGATTTACAGACAATTTCCGAAAATGAAAGAACAATTACATTCAAAAGTGATGATATGATGTCTTATCCGATATTATACGAGATTTGGAAAAAAATGGAAGGAAATCCAGCATGA
- a CDS encoding Hsp33 family molecular chaperone HslO, protein MHNQDSLIYGILPDVHFRYSATEISYSVTAASNLHNLDDSNTELLARAMIGAFFLADQVKEDTKVSLQIQFNEDSPIHSVLAYSDRKGRMKAVLRARPEEDIEPGQLMEDYSGIMKVFRWKDGACIYQSVVPYQNRSFEENFQNYLNSSEQITCFVTIIIQKIGFHWDVRGILLQSLPEAKEEHIQKIASLSDEINENVNEFLGKDIYNCLNKIGEVTRSAVQILEEGQPEFRCDCSEDKIRELIQTLGKEEAMNILEEVGMIEVTCEFCTSVYRFEKERVNELF, encoded by the coding sequence ATGCACAACCAGGACTCACTGATATACGGAATTTTGCCGGATGTTCACTTCCGATATTCCGCTACGGAAATTTCATATTCTGTAACCGCGGCCTCCAATTTACATAACTTAGATGATTCCAATACGGAGCTTTTGGCGAGAGCTATGATCGGGGCATTCTTCCTCGCAGATCAAGTAAAAGAAGACACAAAGGTAAGCTTGCAGATTCAGTTTAACGAAGATTCTCCCATTCACTCGGTTCTTGCCTACAGTGATCGTAAAGGAAGAATGAAAGCGGTTTTAAGAGCCCGACCTGAAGAAGACATCGAACCCGGACAACTTATGGAAGACTACTCCGGAATCATGAAAGTCTTTCGTTGGAAAGATGGTGCCTGTATTTATCAGTCCGTAGTCCCGTATCAAAATCGAAGTTTTGAAGAAAATTTTCAAAACTATCTGAATAGCTCCGAACAGATTACCTGCTTTGTCACCATAATTATTCAAAAGATCGGCTTTCACTGGGATGTAAGAGGTATCTTACTTCAATCTCTTCCGGAAGCAAAAGAAGAACATATTCAGAAAATTGCAAGTCTCTCGGATGAGATCAATGAGAATGTGAACGAATTCTTGGGGAAAGATATATACAATTGTCTAAATAAAATCGGGGAAGTGACTCGTTCGGCCGTTCAAATATTAGAGGAGGGTCAGCCTGAGTTTCGTTGTGATTGTTCCGAAGATAAAATTCGTGAATTGATTCAGACCCTCGGTAAAGAAGAAGCAATGAATATATTGGAAGAAGTCGGTATGATAGAGGTCACGTGCGAATTTTGTACTTCCGTCTATCGTTTTGAAAAAGAAAGGGTGAACGAATTATTTTGA